TGTGGCGAGACGTTTGTTACGCTAGATATTGTTATAGAATTTCCCGAGTGTGTCATTCCAGAATCTATTACACTTAATATCGAACAACCGGTTTGCCTAGATCAACCAGCTTTTGTTTTTGGTGAAGTATTAGATGAAAATGGTAACGCTCTTCCAAATATTTTAGTTGATCTAACAATTCAACCTTTAAGTGGATGCATTCTTCCACGAGTCGAGACCGATTTTGTCGGACGATTTTTTACCACTTTCACTCCAGATTCTATTTCAACTACTACGATTACGGCTACTGTTTCAAGGACTGATATCTCCACCAGCATAACGTTTGATCCCATAATTTGTCCAGAAGCGACTGCTGATTAGAGGAATTTAGTTTTCCAATGATAATTTAAACTGAAATGTGAAGATCTTTGGATCTTCAAACAAAAGATCCAGTCGAAATCTTTGTTAAGGGGAACAAATCATTTATAAAAAATATAAGCTTATAATGCATGTAAGGTGACTGAGGAGAGTTCAGGTATTGACTATAATATACTGAAAAGCTATGAGCAGAACCTTACAAAGAGAAGAATCATAATAATGATCAATAAATTGTTAAATGGATAAAAGAGTCGCTTAATAAGAATTAATTAGTACTTTTTTACCCCCGTTTATTGATATTATCCCTTCTGTGTAGACAGTATGAAAAAACCCATACTTCTAGATAGGAGGGATTTATTTTGGCTAAAAAAGGACAAACTTTCATAAACTATTCAGTTGAGTTCAAATTATTTGCTTTAAATAAATATTTTGAAGGTGAAATGGAATGAAGGGCCGTTTCAACACTTTTTGCACATTCAGAACCATTATAATGGGCAAAATGATGTGCCGTCTTTTCTCCTTTTCTTGCAATTAAAGGATGGTTACAAGCCGGACAGACACATTCACATTTTAATCCCTTTTCTACATCAGAAATATGTACTAGTTTTCCATCTTTTAATCCATAAGGAAGCTTAAATTTCAAAGTATCCTCCCCTTTTAGAACCTATTGTTAATAAAAAACACCTTGGTAAATATTCTTCCGTGTATTTACCAAGGTGTTTTGCTGTAGAAACTTATTTAGGTGAACATAATCCTCCCCTAAAGACTTTAACCGGGTAAGGATTGTTTTGTATGTATTTACTTTTGTTGATCTTTTCTCTTCTTTCTTTATTTAAAGCTTTTAACTCCTCTTTAGTAAATCTTTCTGGTATTTGCGTGTTCACTCTTTTTTGTATGTGGAGAACAAATATAAATTCATTAAGTTCTTTTCTTACACGATAATTCGTATTAAGATTTCCTTTTTTTCTTACAATAAATATTTTACTTTTTTCAGCCTCTAAAAAAGCGGTCTGGAGCTAACATTAAGCTCCAGACCACTGTTTTTGTTTCTAACAAATAGATTCCCTGTTTAGATCAAACACTTTTTCGATTCCATGTTCCACGATTCGCTTAATAAATTGGTCTTTCCCCTCTTTAAAATAGTAATTGATTTCTTCCCTGTAAAGAGGAATAAGCGTATGGAAATAAATTGGCCAATCTCCTTCAATCACTTTTCCGTCATCTAAATACGTCATTTTAAAGACATCAATTATGGATGGAAAAGGCGGGGCAATCATCACACCGCAAAAATCGGTTCCCGGGCTGTATGGTTCAATCTTCGAATCAAAATTAAACGTTTTTACCCCAAATTGCGAAGCATACGTATTTTTCAAATCTTCATCCGATTGGTTTGGGTATACAAACCACTGGCCCAGCCAGAAACCCTTTCGC
The DNA window shown above is from Neobacillus sp. WH10 and carries:
- a CDS encoding competence protein CoiA family protein codes for the protein MKFKLPYGLKDGKLVHISDVEKGLKCECVCPACNHPLIARKGEKTAHHFAHYNGSECAKSVETALHSISPSKYLFKANNLNSTE